A genomic window from Pecten maximus chromosome 6, xPecMax1.1, whole genome shotgun sequence includes:
- the LOC117329785 gene encoding uromodulin-like isoform X2, translating into MNGSIPGMSDGEVNRTVCVLTAFSPCHTNLNVKVKNCCEYRVYYLVPATRCPQSYCVDDVPVEPCSSADNYDNNDNDQNGQDSSQQSQKGSVIVVVVIIIIIIIIIVIIIIIIIWKCKKKASNRVKPISYLPETSIHSHQSSRRTRPPPAAFLALNRPRYTVE; encoded by the exons ATGAATG GTAGCATTCCGGGGATGTCGGACGGGGAGGTGAACAGAACTGTCTGTGTTTTAACGGCTTTTAGTCCTTGTCATACTAATTTGAACGTCAAAGTCAAAAATTGCTGTGAATACCGTGTGTATTATCTAGTTCCGGCAACAAGATGTCCTCAAAGTTATTGCGTTG acGACGTCCCTGTGGAGCCTTGTTCATCAGCAGACAACTATGACA ACAATGACAATGATCAAAATGGACAAGATTCTAGTCAACAGTCTCAGAAAGGCTCCGTTATTGTTGTTGTCGtcattatcatcattatcatcatcatcattgtcatcattatcatcatcattatttg GAAGTGTAAGAAGAAGGCGTCAAACAGGGTTAAACCAATTAGTTATCTACCAGAAACaa GTATTCATTCGCATCAATCATCTAGGCGAACCCGTCCTCCTCCAG CTGCATTTTTGGCATTAAATCGACCAAGATATACTGTGGAATGA
- the LOC117329785 gene encoding uncharacterized protein LOC117329785 isoform X3 — protein MNDDVPVEPCSSADNYDNNDNDQNGQDSSQQSQKGSVIVVVVIIIIIIIIIVIIIIIIIWKCKKKASNRVKPISYLPETSIHSHQSSRRTRPPPAAFLALNRPRYTVE, from the exons ATGAATG acGACGTCCCTGTGGAGCCTTGTTCATCAGCAGACAACTATGACA ACAATGACAATGATCAAAATGGACAAGATTCTAGTCAACAGTCTCAGAAAGGCTCCGTTATTGTTGTTGTCGtcattatcatcattatcatcatcatcattgtcatcattatcatcatcattatttg GAAGTGTAAGAAGAAGGCGTCAAACAGGGTTAAACCAATTAGTTATCTACCAGAAACaa GTATTCATTCGCATCAATCATCTAGGCGAACCCGTCCTCCTCCAG CTGCATTTTTGGCATTAAATCGACCAAGATATACTGTGGAATGA